Proteins co-encoded in one Papaver somniferum cultivar HN1 chromosome 5, ASM357369v1, whole genome shotgun sequence genomic window:
- the LOC113284342 gene encoding protein FAR1-RELATED SEQUENCE 11-like, whose protein sequence is MMENYEDYSDQRSLSLDDASSADESPHGIELSLESSVDATPYIGQRFVTHDAAYEFYSEFAKRCGFSIRRHRTEGKDGVGKGLTRRYFVCHRAGNTPIKASSESKPQRNRKSSRCGCQAYMRISKNMDSGVAEWRVTGFTNHHNHELLQPNQVRFLPAYRTISETDKNRIFMFAKTGISVQQMMRLMELEKCVEPGYLPFTEKDVRNLLQALKKIDQDDDSVDLLRMCRNIKDKDPNFRFEYTLDVNERLENIAWSYASSILSYDIFGDAVVFDTTHRLTSFDMPLGIWVGMNNYGTPCFFACVLLREENTRSFSWALKAFLGFMNGKPPRTILTDQNVSLKDAIEMEMPRTKHALCIWFIVAKFPSWFNAVLGERYNEWKNEFYRLYNMEMIEDFELGWGSMVNSFGLHTNRHISNLFALRMHWALPYLRDHFLAGMTTTGPSKSINAFIQRFLSAQTRLAHFVEQAAVAIDFKDQAGEQQIMQQNLQNILLKTGAPMEAHAASVLTPYAFCKLQDELVLAAHYASFMLEEGYFLVRHHTEMEGGHKVIWNSQQGNISCGCRQFEFSGILCRHALRVLSAMNCFQIPEPYLPIRWCRYYNTVPSKTLQGGLSDYSDQVQALQSMVSNLITESSKSKERLDLATEQVSVLLSRIREHPMSAQR, encoded by the exons ATGATGGAGAATTATGAGGACTACTCGGACCAAAGATCGTTGTCTTTGGATGATGCCAGCAGTGCTGACGAATCACCGCACGGCATTGAGCTATCTCTAGAGTCGTCAGTTGATGCAACTCCTTATATTGGCCAAAGATTTGTCACTCATGATGCTGCCTATGAGTTTTACAGCGAATTTGCCAAGAGATGTGGCTTCTCGATTAGGCGTCACAGGACAGAAGGCAAAGATGGGGTTGGCAAAGGACTCACAAGAAGGTATTTTGTTTGCCACCGGGCTGGTAACACTCCTATCAAGGCCTCAAGCGAGAGTAAACCTCAACGGAACCGCAAATCATCAAGGTGTGGATGCCAAGCATATATGCGAATCAGCAAGAACATGGATTCAGGAGTCGCTGAATGGCGTGTAACAGGATTCACCAACCACCACAACCACGAATTGTTGCAACCTAACCAGGTCCGCTTCCTACCTGCTTACCGCACAATATCCGAGACTGACAAGAATAGGATCTTCATGTTTGCCAAGACTGGAATATCTGTGCAGCAAATGATGAGGCTTATGGAGCTTGAGAAGTGTGTGGAACCAGGATACTTGCCATTCACAGAAAAAGATGTGAGGAACCTACTTCAAGCACTAAAGAAAATCGATCAGGACGATGACAGCGTTGATCTACTAAGAATGTGTAGGAATATCAAGGATAAAGACCCCAATTTTAG GTTCGAGTACACGCTTGATGTGAACGAGAGGTTAGAGAACATTGCCTGGTCATATGCATCATCAATCCTTTCCTACGATATCTTTGGCGACGCTGTAGTGTTTGATACCACACATCGCTTAACCTCCTTTGACATGCCCCTTGGAATATGGGTTGGCATGAACAACTACGGCACACCATGTTTCTTTGCCTGTGTGCTCCTACGAGAAGAAAATACTCGCTCATTCTCTTGGGCCTTAAAG GCATTTTTGGGCTTCATGAATGGAAAACCTCCACGAACAATCTTGACAGACCAAAATGTTTCACTTAAAGATGCGATAGAGATGGAAATGCCGAGAACTAAACATGCCCTCTGCATTTGGTTCATTGTGGCAAAGTTCCCTTCTTGGTTTAATGCTGTTTTGGGGGAACGGTACAATGAGTGGAAGAATGAGTTTTATAGGCTCTATAATATGGAGATGATTGAGGACTTTGAACTAGGGTGGGGGAGCATGGTTAACTCATTTGGCTTACATACAAATAGACACATCTCCAATTTGTTTGCCTTGCGAATGCACTGGGCGCTACCGTACTTGAGAGACCATTTTCTTGCAGGGATGACAACAACTGGGCCCTCAAAGTCAATTAATGCTTTTATCCAGCGATTTCTAAGTGCACAAACTCGGTTGGCACACTTCGTTGAACAA GCTGCTGTAGCGATCGACTTCAAAGATCAAGCAGGGGAACAACAAATAATGCAACAAAATCTCCAGAAcattcttctaaaaacaggggCTCCCATGGAAGCCCATGCAGCATCGGTTCTCACGCCTTACGCCTTCTGTAAGCTGCAAGATGAACTTGTTCTGGCAGCACATTATGCATCGTTTATGTTGGAAGAAGGTTATTTCCTTGTGAGACACCACACAGAGATGGAAGGAGGCCACAAAGTGATTTGGAATTCTCAGCAGGGTAACATAAGCTGCGGCTGTCGTCAGTTTGAGTTCTCGGGTATTCTCTGCAG GCATGCTCTCCGGGTTCTTTCAGCGATGAATTGCTTCCAAATTCCTGAACCGTATCTGCCGATTCGCTGGTGTAGGTACTATAATACTGTACCCTCGAAGACTCTTCAAGGTGGCCTGAGCGATTATTCTGACCAAGTTCAAGCTCTGCAATCTATGGTATCAAATCTTATCACCGAGTCTTCCAAGTCGAAGGAACGCTTAGATTTAGCTACTGAGCAAGTTTCAGTCCTCTTGTCGCGAATTAGGGAGCATCCAATGTCAGCACAAAGGTAG